A stretch of DNA from Paenibacillus sp. FSL W8-0186:
CTGCGTCGAATCAAATGCCATCACTAACCATGCGTCCACAGCTTTTAGTCCCTCCCCTAATATAAGCGATACTTTAGTCGGAGTATAGAAATGCTCTTTTTTCCATATACTATCTATTATTCCTTATAGCAGATATACCGAACCCGGCAGCTATAACGATAATTTCAAGCGGAAAGGAAGATTTCTATGTCTCAGCTAAACCCTTCTTTCTCAGGACAAGAAATTCCCTATTTAAAAATACCCCATACCGAACCGGGCATACATTCCGCCATTATTCATCGACTGCTGCTTCATCTAGCCCAGGTCGAACCTGGTCAGGAAATCGTTGTCGTTTGTATTGGCACCGACCGCTCGACCGGCGATTGCCTTGGTCCTCTCGTAGGAACTGCCTTAGCTAAATACAAGTGCCCATACTTTCACTTGTATGGTACATTGGAAGATCCGGTCCATGCCATGAATTTGAAGGATACGCTCCACCAAATTAATACCACATTTATAGACCCTTATATCATTGGCATTGACGCTTGCCTTGGCCAGACGACCAGCGTAGGCTCCATTCAAGTCGTTCAGGGGCCGCTTCGCCCCGGTGCGGGCGTAAATAAAGAATTACCGCCGGTTGGCGATATCCATCTGACAGGCATCGTTAACGTCGGCGGTTTCATGGAATATTTTGTATTACAGAATACAAGGCTCAGCCTGGTCATGCGTTTATCTGAGATCATTGCCAGCAGCCTCTATTCCGCTATTAAAGAATGGAACAAAGGGTTTATTCCCCTTGCGCGGCAAGAGCAATAACCTCGAGCTCTTCCGTTGAGAGAGCATGTGGAGATTCCCCTTTGGTCAGCGGTTTGGCATATACATATGAGCCTTCCCGATTATAAATACCAGTAAGGACCACCCCGTCCTTCTCATCATTGATAAATGCGATGGAGAAGCTCAGGTCATTTCCACGCTCGGCAAAAGCATTGTAACGCTTTATGCCGATTTTTGCTTTTTGTTTTGGCACCAGACTTTGAAGCTGTTTGAGTATCTGTTGTTGCTGTTCCTGTGCATCCTCCAGCTTGCCCTGCTGCAGCTTCAAATCGATGAGCAAGCCCTCTAAATCCTCAACACCTGTTCCCTGCATCATTAATTCATATTTCCGACGGATTTTCCGGAGCTTGCTGCCTTGAAGCAAATTCCATATGAGCAGCCAAACCACGACGATAACTAACCCGATTACAACCCAAACCAACTGCTCCAGAATGAGCTGATTCCATTCTTGCATGCTTCCTCTCCCCTATGTTCAAATCATTGAGCCGAAATTTGCCGCATGGCTAGTACGAATGCCTCAACCTCTTCCTCCGTCGTATCAAACCCTACGCTGGCTCTAACCGCCCCGCCGGCCGATGTCCCCGCTGTCATATGCCCTAAGGGCGTACAATGATAACCGGCGCGCACAGCTATTCCATATTCTCTATCCAATACAAAAGCAATCTCCGCAGCATCCCGGCCTTCCAAATTAAAGGACACAAGCCCCATTCGCGGCTCTCCAAGCTTTGGCCCAATCAAGGATATGCCTGGCAATTTCGCTAACTCCTTCATCATCATCTGGATAAGCATCCATTGCCGTTCATAAATTTGTTTTACCCCATATTCAAGCACAGCATGTACACCTGCAGCCAACCCCGCTATGCCGACCGTATTTGCCGTCCCGGCTTCAAAGCGATCAGGGCGCACAGCAGGTTGTTCAAGCTCCTCGGATTGGCTTCCTGTCCCTCCATGCAGCAAAGGCTCCAAATCTACCTGGGGAGAGATGTATAGCCCTCCTGTGCCTTGTGGGCCGAGCAAACCCTTATGTCCAGGAAAAGCCAGCAAATCAATTCCCATCTCAGCAACATCAATCGGATACGTCCCTGCAGATTGTGCCGCATCAACTAGAAAAATCGCCTCATGCTCGTGAGCTAGATGCCCAAGCTCTTGCAGCGGCAGAATGCTGCCTAGCAGGTTTGATCCATGTGAACAAACAACAAGCGTCGTCTCCGGACGGAACGAGTTCCTGACCTCGTTCAAATCAAGCTGTCCCCGTTCATTTATTGCTATATAATCCACTTTAATCCCCATGGTTCTTTTCAAAAACTCCAACGGCCTTCTAACCGAATTATGCTCCACCATTGTCGCAATCACATGATCCCCAGGTTTCAGCCATCCTTTGATGGCCAAATTCAAAGCGGATGTCGTATTAGAGGTGAATACGATATCGTTTGGATTAGAAACATGAAACAACGTTGCCAGTGCTTGCCTAGCATTAAACATAATCCGCCCTGCTTGAAGCGCCATATTATGATTTCCTCGCCCGGCACTGGCGGCCTGACCATTGAGGATCGACATCATGGCCTCCCCTACGGCTGGCGGCTTAGGCCAAGACGTTGCCGCATGATCCAAATAAATGACGGCTTGCTTTTTCAGTGAACTCCCCTCCTAAATCAAGCTATATGTTCATTCATCATCTACACAATATTTTCCTATAGATCAAAAAATGACATATCCCTCCGCTGCAGAGATTAATCATCCCTCAGGCAAGACGAATATGTCATTCGCAATGAACCCTGAATTAAGAGAGTAAATCAAGTAATCTTTGCAGATCCTGTTGACTATAATAGTTAATTTCTATTTTACCTTTTTCTTTACTCGCTTTGATTTTTACTGTTGTCTTGAACTTTTCTCTTAAGCTTCCTTCAACCTCTTCAATATAAGGATCACGTTTTTGAGATGCCGGCTTCTGTTTGTCCTTTTTCTTACGATCCAGCTGCTGGACAGCATCCTCTAGCTCCCTTACGCTCCATTCATGATCGATACATTGCTTGGCAAGGTCCTTAATCATTGCCGAATCCTTCAATCCAACCAAAGCTCGGGCATGTCCCATGGACAATGTTCCACGTGAAACATATTCCTTCACTTCCTCCGGCAAAGACAACAGCCTTAGAAAGTTTGCAATGTGGGAACGAGACTTGCCAACCTTCATCGACAGTTCTTCTTGTGTAAGCTGGAACTGATCCATTAGCCCTTGATAAGCCACCGCTATTTCCATAGCGTTCAAGTTTTCACGCTGCAAGTTCTCTATTAAGGCAATCTCCATAACCTGTTGATCGGAAAAAGATCTGACAACAGCTGGAATCGTTTCATTGCCGCAATATTGAGAAGCCCGAAATCTCCGCTCACCGGCAATAATTTCATATCCCTTTAACACGCTGCGAACGATGATTGGCTGAATCACACCATGCTGACGAATCGATTCCGCCAACTCGCGAATTGCATCCTCATCAAACGTTTTACGTGGTTGATACGGGTTGGCACGGAGCTGATTCAGTGGAATATCTACCACCTTATCATCCTCTTGAATGGAGAGCGATGGTATCAGCGCATCCAAACCTTTCCCCAATCGTTTACTCATAAGAGACCACTTCCTTTGCCAACTCTAAATATACTTCCGCTCCCTTAGACCGGGGATCGTAGGTTATAATGGATTGACCGTGCGATGGCGCTTCACTTAAGCGAACGTTACGTGGAATAACTGTTTTGTAAACTTTTTGCTGAAAATATTTCTTGACCTCTTCAATGACCTGAATCCCCAAATTAGTACGGGCATCAAACATCGTAAGCAGCACACCCTCAATTTGCAGAGACGTATTTAAATGCTTCTGAACGAGACGAACCGTATTTAAAAGTTGGCTCAAACCCTCCAGGGCATAATATTCGCATTGAATCGGAATCAACACAGAGTCAGCCGCCGTAAGCGAATTGATGGTCAGAATACCAAGCGATGGCGGGCAATCAATAAGCACATAATCA
This window harbors:
- the yyaC gene encoding spore protease YyaC → MSQLNPSFSGQEIPYLKIPHTEPGIHSAIIHRLLLHLAQVEPGQEIVVVCIGTDRSTGDCLGPLVGTALAKYKCPYFHLYGTLEDPVHAMNLKDTLHQINTTFIDPYIIGIDACLGQTTSVGSIQVVQGPLRPGAGVNKELPPVGDIHLTGIVNVGGFMEYFVLQNTRLSLVMRLSEIIASSLYSAIKEWNKGFIPLARQEQ
- a CDS encoding DUF4446 family protein, which encodes MQEWNQLILEQLVWVVIGLVIVVVWLLIWNLLQGSKLRKIRRKYELMMQGTGVEDLEGLLIDLKLQQGKLEDAQEQQQQILKQLQSLVPKQKAKIGIKRYNAFAERGNDLSFSIAFINDEKDGVVLTGIYNREGSYVYAKPLTKGESPHALSTEELEVIALAAQGE
- a CDS encoding aminotransferase class V-fold PLP-dependent enzyme, yielding MDHAATSWPKPPAVGEAMMSILNGQAASAGRGNHNMALQAGRIMFNARQALATLFHVSNPNDIVFTSNTTSALNLAIKGWLKPGDHVIATMVEHNSVRRPLEFLKRTMGIKVDYIAINERGQLDLNEVRNSFRPETTLVVCSHGSNLLGSILPLQELGHLAHEHEAIFLVDAAQSAGTYPIDVAEMGIDLLAFPGHKGLLGPQGTGGLYISPQVDLEPLLHGGTGSQSEELEQPAVRPDRFEAGTANTVGIAGLAAGVHAVLEYGVKQIYERQWMLIQMMMKELAKLPGISLIGPKLGEPRMGLVSFNLEGRDAAEIAFVLDREYGIAVRAGYHCTPLGHMTAGTSAGGAVRASVGFDTTEEEVEAFVLAMRQISAQ
- a CDS encoding ParB/RepB/Spo0J family partition protein, whose translation is MSKRLGKGLDALIPSLSIQEDDKVVDIPLNQLRANPYQPRKTFDEDAIRELAESIRQHGVIQPIIVRSVLKGYEIIAGERRFRASQYCGNETIPAVVRSFSDQQVMEIALIENLQRENLNAMEIAVAYQGLMDQFQLTQEELSMKVGKSRSHIANFLRLLSLPEEVKEYVSRGTLSMGHARALVGLKDSAMIKDLAKQCIDHEWSVRELEDAVQQLDRKKKDKQKPASQKRDPYIEEVEGSLREKFKTTVKIKASKEKGKIEINYYSQQDLQRLLDLLS
- a CDS encoding AAA family ATPase — encoded protein: MSKIIAIANQKGGVGKTTTSVNLGAGLAAIGKKVLLIDIDPQGNTTSGVGINKADVANCIYDVLINEVNPKEAIVSTEVEGLDIIPATIQLAGAEIELVPTISREVRLKKSIQQVKHMYDYVLIDCPPSLGILTINSLTAADSVLIPIQCEYYALEGLSQLLNTVRLVQKHLNTSLQIEGVLLTMFDARTNLGIQVIEEVKKYFQQKVYKTVIPRNVRLSEAPSHGQSIITYDPRSKGAEVYLELAKEVVSYE